The sequence ATTTCGGGCTATCAATCTGGCTGAGGATGGCGACCTCCTTCCTTCTGGGGAACGCCTGCGCTGCGTCTCAATCAAAGAGACGATGCAGACAGCCGCCGAACGGGCCGATTGGATGGAGAAGAGGGTCAACAAAGTGGCTGGTCGGGGCATTGGGATCGGCAACGCCTACACCAACACGGGTATGCTAGCCTCCAGCGTCTTCCTTAGAAGCAATGAAGACGGAACTTTTCAGATATTCAGCGGCGTTGTGGACATCGGTACTGGGGCAAATACCATCCTCTGCCAAATTGCGGCCGAGGAGTTAGGGGTTCCTCTCGAGGATGTGAGCATCGTCTCTGGCGACACAGATATGGCGCCCTATGATCTTGGTTCCATCGCAACCCGTGTAACCTACGATACAGGTAATGCCGTCAGGTTGGCCGCTATGGACGTCAAGCGCCAGCTCTTCGAGATAGCCGCTAAGCGTTTGGAGGCCAACATCGAGGATCTGGAGATTGGGCACAGGCACATCTACGTCAAGGGATCCCCAGATAAAGGAGTGACCGTTGCTGAAATCTGTCAACATGGCCTCTATGTTGAGGGTGGTCCGATCGTCGGCAGGGGTAAATTTCTGGGGGTGCCCTCTTTTAAGACACAACCCGGCGAGGGTTATCCTCTGGACCCTTATCCCTCGTTCATTTTTGGGACGCATATTGCTGAAGTGGAGGTGGATAAGGATACTGGGCAGGTGAAAGTGTTGCGCATCGTCGCCGTGCACGACCTTGGCCGGGCCATAAACCCCCTTGCGGCGATGGCCCAGATCGAGGGTGGTATTGGGCAGGGGCTTGGCTATGTCCTGACTGAGCGGATGATCTTCAATGAGGAAGGCAGGGTCTTAAACCCTACCCTGTTGGACTATAAAGTACCCACAGCTTTGGATATGCCCCAGATGGAGGTAGTCATCTTAGAGTATCCGGACGAGCTGGCTCCTTTTGGGGCGAAGGGGATCGGCGAGTTGCCCCAAATATGCGCACCAGCGGCTGTCGCCAACGCTGTGGCCGATGCCATCGGCGTTCGTATCAGGGAACTCCCGCTAACAGCAGAAAAGATCTTGGAAGCCCTGCGACAAGATAGCGTTTAAGTCTTCTTGTAAGAGTGAGCTGAATTCGTTCGTCATATAATATATAGCCTTAGAACCCATCCTATTAGGTGGTGGAAACTCGGCCTTCTAGCTCACCTGTGCGGTCGATCAGGTTTTGAAGGGGATCCAACGGGCTTGTCGGAAGACATTCCAGAGAGGAGGTGTAAAATGCGTTTAGAGGTTAGCGAGCTAGGAGGGTGAGTGAACTAAATTTTTCAGCGGAATAGGAGGTTGGCATGAAACCGATTCATATCGCTATCATTGCCATCGCGGCGGGGATCAATGGTGTTCTTGACGCTTTCGGGGTAGTTAGTGCCCAGATCGTGCCTGGCGTGGCCGCCTTCTATCCAGCAGTCGCCTTCCAGATCGCCTTTGGGGCATGGTTTGGGATCTGGGGTGTACTTGGTTGCTGGTTGGGTGCCTTCTTCGGAGGGGTAATCAGTGGTATGCCGGTGTTACCGGCGCTGGTGATGAAGTTTGGCGCTGGACTGCAGGCCCTGGTGGTAGCCCTGGCCTTTCGAGCCTTTAACGTCAACCCGGCGTTGCCCACGAAGAAGGATTGGGTATACTACATTATCTTCGGCGTCGTTGTGGCCCACCTTTTTGGCGCAACGTGGGGGGTGGGTTCGCTGGCGGCCTTTGGCATCATACCTTGGGGTGTCTTCTGGGTGGCCTGGGTGCCTTGGGTCATCGGCAACATGATCGTCGTGGCGATCATTACTACCCCGCTGTTCCTGGGCGTGTCTCGAGTGGTGCTGCGGAGTGCAGCCTACATGAAGGGAATGGTAGCGTAGATTTGGCGGGTCTCCTCCTGCCCTGGTGGGCAGGAAGAGACCCCACTCATTGAGTGGGTGCAAATTAGAAAAAAGGAGAATCAGAAAGTTCATTGATGGCTAGCTCTGTAAAGACTCTATTCCATTACTCCGCTGGGCAGACGGTGATTCACCGTCTAAATCCTGTCTCCAAGCTGCTTCTTTTGCTTTGCTTTAGCATTAGTGCTTATCTCATCGTTAATCCACTTTATAACGTGCCCTTTTTGCTGTCCTCTTTCTTGCTGTTATATCTGGGTAAGGTTCCCAAACGAGTGCTTCAGACGTTCATTATCGCTACTTTCTGGATGTGTATGCTGGCGACCCTCACCTTCACTATCTTCGGCGAGGCCCGCTATGGCCCCTCATTGTCCTTGCTGTTTTTTACGGTATACACATCTAATGTGCTCCTTGGTCTCTCCATAAGCGTCAGGTTGGGGGTGATGGCTCTCCTGAGCGCCTTATTCTTCGCTACAACAAATCAGAGGGACCTGGTGATGGGGCTACGGGCTCTCAAGTTGCCTTACCCTGTTGTTTTTGCTGTGGCTCTTGGCTTTCGCAGCCTGGCCATGTTTGCTACCGACTTTGCTACTATCCGGGAAGCCCAGCTATCGCGAGCTCTGGACCCGACAAAGGGTAATGCTATCGAGAAGGCCAGAAAAAATCTAGCTTTCGGTATTCCTCTGGTGGTCCTGGCCATTAAGCGCATGGAGACGATCGCCAGTGCCATGGAGTGCCGAGCCTTTGGCGCTGGACTACCACGTACTGACTATCACCGCATTAAATATACATTGACTGATGTACTGGTTATCGCCTCTCTATTGAGCGTCACCATCGCCGTGGCTGTGCTCAGATATGGTTTCGGAATGTTTGGCCTGGGAGTTTGAAAGGTGATCGAAGTTAAAGATCTTTGGTGGAAGTATGCAACTGGTGACTGGGCCCTATCAGGGATCGACTTAAAGGTGGAAAAAGGGGAGGTGTTGGCCATCACTGGGGCATCGGGGGCGGGCAAGACGACCCTGTGCCTCTGTCTCAATGGGCTAATTCCGCACTCTTTCCAAGGAGAATTTCGCGGAGAGGTAAGGGTGGCTGGGCTGAACACTAAGGATATCTCTCCGGGCAAGCTATCCACTCAGGTGGGCTTCGTCTTCCAGGATCCAGAGAGTCAGTTTCTGACTATGTCTGTGGAGGATGAGATCGTCTGGGGTATCGAAAATCTCGGACTGGCTCGCTCTGAGATAGAGCGGAGGATAGATTGGGTGACCGAGATCACTCGCCTGGAGGGGCTGCTTACCAGACCTCCCTACGAGCTATCCGGTGGACAGAAACAACGCGTGGCCATCGCCTCCGCCCTGGCTATGAAGCCTGAAGTACTGATTATGGACGAACCTACCAGCGAGCTCGATCCTATAGGAAGGCAAGAGGTCTTCGCTGTAATTGCTGAGCTGGAGCGCCAGGGGATGACCATTGTGTTGGTTGAGCATCATATGGAAGAGGTGGTGAAGGTAGCCGATCGACTCATCCTGATTGAGAGGGGAAGGATCGTCCGCTGTGCCGCTCCGCGTCCCTTCTTCGCCGATCTCGACTTCATCAAAAGTCGGGGGGTTATGCCCCCTCAGGTAACCGAGGTCTGTCAACACCTCACCCCTGGTCGGATTGCTCTTACTATCGAGGAGGCCCTCCCCGAGCTAGCAGAGATACAGCTCAAATTGCCTGGAAACGACCATTCCCTGAAGGGCTTTGGGGGTCCAGCTGTTGCTGTGGAAGAGGTCCGCTTCGCTTATCCCGATGGATTTGCATCCCTGAGGGGAATCGACTTGACGATAAGAGAGGGAGAATTTCTGGCTATCATTGGACAAAATGGTTCGGGAAAGACAACGCTGGTTAAACACTTTAACGGCCTGCTAAAGCCTACTAAAGGGGACATTCTGGTGATGAGCCAGAACACAGGCAAGAGAAGCACGGCCGAGCTAGCAAAGATCGTCGGCTATGTCTTCCAGAATCCGGACCATCAGATATGTAATGAAACGGTGTACAAGGAGGTTTGCTTCGGGCCACAGAACCTGGGCTTGTCGAAGGCAGAGATAGAGGGCCGCATCGACAAGTCCCTGGCTGAGGTCGGGCTGGTGAACAAGAAGGAGGAGCATCCCTTCTTCCTGAGTAAGGCTGAGCGACAAAGGCTGGCCGTAGCCTCTGTTCTGGCGATGGAACCCCCAATTTTGATCATCGATGAGCCCACCACCGGTCAGGATGCGCGGCAGAGCCGGGAGATCATGGAGCTCGTGCGGCATCTGAGAGATACGGGCAGAACCATCGTGGTCATCACCCACGATATGAAGCTAGTGGCGGAGTATTGTCAACGTACTGTGGTTATGGCCAACGGGCGCATCCTCCTGGATGGTGCTACCCGTCAAGTCTTCTCAGCGATCGATACCCTGAAACAGGCCTACATCGAACCCCCTCAGGTGACCCTTCTCGGCCAAGCCCTGGGTTTCCCGGGCATCCTAACCGTAGAGGAGTTCCTGAGCCTGGCGGAAGCCCAATCCTGAATCAAAGAAAAGAAAGGAGTAATCCTTGGAAGAGGTCGATCTGCTCATCGTTGGTGGAACGATCATCACCATGGACCCTCAGCGACGTGTTCTCAGGGAAGGGGCTATAGCCGTCGCTGGCAGCCGCATCATAGCTGTGGGCGAGGCTGATGAGCATGGGCAGGCCGTATTGATAGGTGAACAGGAGTATAGTGCTCCCAAGGTGATTCGCTGCGTTGGTAAGGCAGTTATCCCAGGCTTGGTCAATGCCCACACCCATATGTTTCAGGATTTAGGGCGGGGTCTTGGTGATGACCTGGACCTCTGGCCGTGGCTGAGTAAGTTTATGTGGCCCTTCGCTGCGGCGGTTACCTCGGATGACGCTTACGTAGCTGCCTTGCTTGCCTGCGTCGAGATGATCAAAAGCGGTACCACCTGTGTTTTGGATAACCATTATCAGCCCACTGATACGGATACGATCCTGCGCATCGGCGATGCTATGCAAACGGTGGGGATAAGGGGAGTGATCGCTCGTGGGATCAAGGGGAGACAGTCTGCCGTATCTAAAAAGATGAGGCTATCGGAGGCACTCTTCGTTTATTCTGCTGAGGAGGAGCTGGCCATAACCGAGGAATGTATCCGGGTGGTGAATTTCAGGAAGGGCAATATGGTACAGGTATGGCCAGCTCCTCTGAATATCATTTACGTGGACCAACCGCTTGTTGTCGCTTCCTATCAGCTAGCTGAGAAGTACGATGTGGGCTGTCATACGCACTGTTCTGAGGCTAAAATTGACCCGGATATTTATCTGGAGGAGTATGGACAAAGGCCCATCGAATGGCTCTATGAGGTAGGTCTCCTCTCACCGAGGATGAGCATCGCTCACGGCATCTGGCTCTCCGACCGAGAGATCGAATTGGTTGGTAAGACTCACGCCTGCATTGTGTATAACGCCGTCTGCAACGCTTACATGGCCTCTGGGGTGGCCCGCATACCGGAGCTGGTGCGAGCGGGGGCCACCGTCGCCCTCGGCAGCGATGGACCAGCCAGCAACAATAACGAGGATATGTTAGAGGTGCTTAAAACAGCTGTCCTGCTGCAGAAGGTCAGCCGTCTTGATCCCTTGGCCATCTCCGCTGAGCAGGTCTTTGAATTTGCTACCCTGGGCGGAGCACGGGCCCTTGGGCTGGAGGCGGAGATAGGCTCATTGGAACCCGGCAAGAGGGCCGATATTGTTATTGTGGATTTAGAGCAGCCTCATATTTCTCCTGTCCATCGTCCCCTCTCTTCCATCGTCTACTGTGCTAACGGCAATGATGTGCTTACGACCATTATCGATGGTGAGATAGTGATGGAGGATAGGGTGGTGAAGACAGTATCCGAGGCAGATATTGTGCGCGAGGCCCAAAGGAGAGCCGACAGTATTGTTGCTAGAGCCGGGCTAACTCACCTGCGGGCTCGTCCCTGAAACTATTATGCCCCCTTCTCCCGTCCGCCGAAGGCGGACGGGAGAAGGGGTTAGGGGGATAAGGGTATCATTTTTGACGTCTTCGTCGCCAGGAGCATCACTGAGCTACAATCTTTAATTGACAGGGAGACGCGTCCCATCGCCGGTGGCACCGACCTGATACCAGCTATGCAGCAGGGGCGTGTTTATCTCCTCCGACTGATCGATATCAGCCGCCTCAAGGAGTTGCGCTATATTCGCCAGGAGGATGGTCGTATTCGTATCGGTCCACTGACGACTCATGCTGATCTGGAACGATCATCCCTGCTCTGGCGTTGTGGTCGGGCCCTGGTTGAGGCGGCCAGCGAGGTGGCCTGTCAGCAGGTGCGCAATCGGGGCACGCTCGGTGGGAATATCGGCACTGCCTCACCGGCTGCTGACACGGTGCCTGCCCTGGTCGCTTTAGGGGCGGAGGTTACGTTGTGCGGTCGGGATGGGTCCAGGACGCTGGCTATGGAAGACGTGATGCAGGGACCGGGGAAAACGGCCCTGCGGGACGACGAGTTCATCGCTGAGATCTCCTTCCCTGCCCCACCTCCTGGCTGCGGATTATCCTTTCTAAAAGTGGGACGGCGTAACGCTATGGCCATCTCAGTGGTAAATGTAGCGGTGGGGCTGACCCTGCGAGACGGCCTCATCGCTGATGTGCGGGTAGCCGTCGGGGCCGTTGCCCCGACGGTGGTGCGCGCCTTCGCTGTAGAGGATGTGCTTCTGTGGCAGGAACCGAGCGCTCCCTTGTTGGCCACAGCCAGCGAAGCTGTTGCCACGGAGATCAGTCCTATTTCTGATGTGCGTGCATCAGCCGCTTATCGTCGCTTGGTAACTCCGCTGATGGTGCGCCGGGCACTGGAGCTGTCCTGGGAGCGAGCGCAAAGGTCCTCCCACTAGAGAAGGACGATGAGCGAGCATGTGATTCGTTTCCGATTGAATGGACAGGACGTAACAATGGCGGTGACTGGTGATACGACACTTCTCTCTTTATTACGGGAGCAACTCAACCTTACCGGTACGAAAGATGGTTGCGCCGAAGGCGACTGCGGGGCATGCACGGTCATCCTAGATGGGGAGGCCGTCAAGTCCTGCCTCGTCTTAGCTGTTCAGGTGGATGGCAGTGAGGTGACAACCGTCGAGGGTTTGGCCAGGGATGGGGTCCTGCATCGGTTGCAGCAATCGTTCATCGAGGAGGGAGCCATTCAGTGTGGTTATTGTACCCCGGGCATGCTCCTTGCAGCCAAAGCACTTCTGGATCGAGTCGCTTCCCCTACAGAAGAGGAGATTCGGCGGACCATCGCCGGTAACCTTTGTCGTTGCACCGGCTATCTAAGGATTATCCGTGCCATCCAGGCGGCAGCACAGTGACCCGCATAGCGTTTGTAGAGGAGAATAAAGTGGACACGGCCATCATTGGTCAAAGGGTATGTAGGCTGGAGGGGCGTGATAAGGCCACCGGTGCGGCCGAATATCCGGCTGATCTCAAGATGGAAGGCCTGCTTTACGGTCGGGCACTGCGTAGTGCCTATCCTCATGCGCGGATCGTCGCTATTGATACGTCTAAGGCCAAAGACTTGCCTGGTGTACATGCCGTGCTCACTGCGGCCGACATCAGCGGTCCCAACGAGTACGGACTAATCATTCGCGACCAAAGCGTTTTGGCCCGCGAGAAGGTGCGCTACCTGGGTGATGCTGTGGCTGTAGTCGCCGCCACCAGTCCCACCATAGCCGAGAGGGCGATTGGTCTGATTGATGTTCACTACGAGGAGCTGCCAGCCGTCTTCGATCCCCTGGAGGCCATGAAACCTGAGGCTCCGCAGATTCATGATAAGGGTAACATTCTCCATCAGGTTCACCTCCAGCGAGGCGATGTGGCGACTGGCTTCGCCCAGGCGGATCTGATCGTCGAATCCACCTATCGTACCCCCTTCGCTGAACACGCCTATCTCCAACCGGAGGCTGGCTTAGCCACTATTGACGAGACAGGCAAGGTTACTGTCTATGTGGCTACGCAGTGGACGCATGAAGATCGTCGTCAAATTACCCACGCTCTCGGGCTGTCCCTCGAGCAGGTAAGGGTTGTCCAGATGACTGTGGGGGGTGCCTTTGGAGGGCGCGAAGACATATCAGTGCAGATACTCCTGGCCCTATTGGCTCTTAAGACTGGGCGACCGGTAAAGATGGTCTACAGTCGCGCTGAGTCGATCCTGGCTCACACGAAGCGCCATCCGTTCCATATGCGCTATAAGACAGGTGCGACTAAGGATGGCCGGTTGATGGCGATGGAGATAGAGTTGATCGCTGATGTGGGAGCGTACGCCTCTACCAGTCCGATAGTGTTAACCACGGCCGTCACCCTGGCTACCGGGCCCTATTGTGTGGAGAACGTCAAGGTTGATGGCTATGCCGTTTACACGAATAATCCTGTTACGGCTGCTATGCGTGGCTTTGGGTCCAATCAACCGGCCTTTGCCTCCGAGCAGCAGATGAGTAAGTTAGCGGAGAAGTTAGGCATGGATCCCGTGGAGCTCCGTCATAAGAATCTCTACACCGATGGGGCGATCATGCACACTGGTCAAGTTCTGCAAGGTGGTGTGGGGGCCCGGGAGACGCTGGAAAAGGCTGTAGCGCTGGCCAAAGAACAGGGGCTGTGGGACCCCCCTCGATCTCAGCGAAGGGCTCTTTCTGCGGACATCCCGGAGCATGGGGGATCTGCGCCGCCAAAGCGGCGGGGCGTTGGACTAGCCTGTGGTTTCAAGAATGTAGGTTACAATCTGGGTTTCCGAGACAAGGCCGGCGCGGTAATCGAGCTCTATTCTGACGGGGCAGTGGTCAAGGTGGGCACGGCTGAGGTGGGGCAAGGCTCCACGACCATCCTGGCGCAGATTGCAGCCACGGAGCTGGGATTGCCTCTTGAACGGATTCAGAGGGTGGTGGGTGATACCGATATCACGCCGGATTCGGGCAGCTCCTCTGCCTCGCGTCAGACCTTCCTCTCTGGAGGGGCGGTTCGTCAGGCGGCGGTGGAGGTCAGGCAGCAGCTACTGCAGAGGGCGGCGGGGATGCTGGAGGCGGCTGTAGACGATTTGGAGATAAGCGCAGGGCTTGTCTATATTCGGGGTTCCCCAGCCCAATCGCTGTCCTTCTCTGATGTGGTGGCCAGGGTTCCTTCGCCGGAGGAGGGTGGCGAACCGATGCTGAAAGCTGAGGTGGTCTGGGAGGCTCCTCCTACAACCCCCCTCGATCCTACCGGGGTGAGCAGCACGCCCAACTTCACCTACGGCTATGGGGCACAGATCGTGGAGGTGGAGGTGGAGGTGGATACGGGGCGAGTAAATCTCCAGCGTGTGGTCGCTGCTCATGATGTAGGCAAGGCCATCAATCCGACCAATGTAGAGGGACAGATCGAGGGCGGGGTGGTAATGAGTCAGGGATATGCTCTGCTAGAGGAGTTTGTCCTAGAGAACGGTGTAACCAGGACCAACAGCCTGGCTACTTATCTTATCCCCACGGCGATGGACGCGCCACGGGAGATCTTGCCCGTCATCGTCGAATATCCTGACCCATACGGGCCATATGGGGTGAAGGGGGTTGGGGAGATGACCATGCTCCCGACGCCGGCGGCCATCACCGCGGCCATACACGATGCCATCGGTGTCTGGATCGATGAGTTACCGGTTACCCCCGAGAGAGTATTGAAGACACTGGGTCGGCTTTAGGAGATTCATTATAGATGTCGAACAAGGGGGGTTCCCAGGGGACGCCGCCCACCATCCCTGGAGGGTTTTAGGGCTCCGCCCTAGCCTCTCTTCCCCCTCTCCCGCAGAATGGGGAGTGCGGAGGGGCAAAGCCCTTCTGCTGGGGTTTGGGGTATCCCCAACATTCTATTCCCCCTTCTCCTGTCCGCCTTCGGCGGACGGGAGAAGGGGGCAAGGGGGATGAGGGCTCCCTTATCAAAAATTGACTGGAATGGCCTCGAAGGAGTATCATTGCGGCGATGGCGTCGCTTCTCATAGACTGTTGGAGGGAGTTATTGCGCCTGCGTCACTTATTCCTTGTGGCCATCATCGCTGCCTATCTTGTCCTCGCCCTGCTCTATGCCCTGAAGATCCCCAAATGGAAT is a genomic window of Chloroflexota bacterium containing:
- a CDS encoding MASE1 domain-containing protein, which produces MKPIHIAIIAIAAGINGVLDAFGVVSAQIVPGVAAFYPAVAFQIAFGAWFGIWGVLGCWLGAFFGGVISGMPVLPALVMKFGAGLQALVVALAFRAFNVNPALPTKKDWVYYIIFGVVVAHLFGATWGVGSLAAFGIIPWGVFWVAWVPWVIGNMIVVAIITTPLFLGVSRVVLRSAAYMKGMVA
- a CDS encoding energy-coupling factor transporter transmembrane protein EcfT; translation: MASSVKTLFHYSAGQTVIHRLNPVSKLLLLLCFSISAYLIVNPLYNVPFLLSSFLLLYLGKVPKRVLQTFIIATFWMCMLATLTFTIFGEARYGPSLSLLFFTVYTSNVLLGLSISVRLGVMALLSALFFATTNQRDLVMGLRALKLPYPVVFAVALGFRSLAMFATDFATIREAQLSRALDPTKGNAIEKARKNLAFGIPLVVLAIKRMETIASAMECRAFGAGLPRTDYHRIKYTLTDVLVIASLLSVTIAVAVLRYGFGMFGLGV
- a CDS encoding energy-coupling factor ABC transporter ATP-binding protein, which translates into the protein MIEVKDLWWKYATGDWALSGIDLKVEKGEVLAITGASGAGKTTLCLCLNGLIPHSFQGEFRGEVRVAGLNTKDISPGKLSTQVGFVFQDPESQFLTMSVEDEIVWGIENLGLARSEIERRIDWVTEITRLEGLLTRPPYELSGGQKQRVAIASALAMKPEVLIMDEPTSELDPIGRQEVFAVIAELERQGMTIVLVEHHMEEVVKVADRLILIERGRIVRCAAPRPFFADLDFIKSRGVMPPQVTEVCQHLTPGRIALTIEEALPELAEIQLKLPGNDHSLKGFGGPAVAVEEVRFAYPDGFASLRGIDLTIREGEFLAIIGQNGSGKTTLVKHFNGLLKPTKGDILVMSQNTGKRSTAELAKIVGYVFQNPDHQICNETVYKEVCFGPQNLGLSKAEIEGRIDKSLAEVGLVNKKEEHPFFLSKAERQRLAVASVLAMEPPILIIDEPTTGQDARQSREIMELVRHLRDTGRTIVVITHDMKLVAEYCQRTVVMANGRILLDGATRQVFSAIDTLKQAYIEPPQVTLLGQALGFPGILTVEEFLSLAEAQS
- a CDS encoding amidohydrolase, whose amino-acid sequence is MEEVDLLIVGGTIITMDPQRRVLREGAIAVAGSRIIAVGEADEHGQAVLIGEQEYSAPKVIRCVGKAVIPGLVNAHTHMFQDLGRGLGDDLDLWPWLSKFMWPFAAAVTSDDAYVAALLACVEMIKSGTTCVLDNHYQPTDTDTILRIGDAMQTVGIRGVIARGIKGRQSAVSKKMRLSEALFVYSAEEELAITEECIRVVNFRKGNMVQVWPAPLNIIYVDQPLVVASYQLAEKYDVGCHTHCSEAKIDPDIYLEEYGQRPIEWLYEVGLLSPRMSIAHGIWLSDREIELVGKTHACIVYNAVCNAYMASGVARIPELVRAGATVALGSDGPASNNNEDMLEVLKTAVLLQKVSRLDPLAISAEQVFEFATLGGARALGLEAEIGSLEPGKRADIVIVDLEQPHISPVHRPLSSIVYCANGNDVLTTIIDGEIVMEDRVVKTVSEADIVREAQRRADSIVARAGLTHLRARP
- a CDS encoding xanthine dehydrogenase family protein subunit M, producing MDRETRPIAGGTDLIPAMQQGRVYLLRLIDISRLKELRYIRQEDGRIRIGPLTTHADLERSSLLWRCGRALVEAASEVACQQVRNRGTLGGNIGTASPAADTVPALVALGAEVTLCGRDGSRTLAMEDVMQGPGKTALRDDEFIAEISFPAPPPGCGLSFLKVGRRNAMAISVVNVAVGLTLRDGLIADVRVAVGAVAPTVVRAFAVEDVLLWQEPSAPLLATASEAVATEISPISDVRASAAYRRLVTPLMVRRALELSWERAQRSSH
- a CDS encoding (2Fe-2S)-binding protein; the protein is MAVTGDTTLLSLLREQLNLTGTKDGCAEGDCGACTVILDGEAVKSCLVLAVQVDGSEVTTVEGLARDGVLHRLQQSFIEEGAIQCGYCTPGMLLAAKALLDRVASPTEEEIRRTIAGNLCRCTGYLRIIRAIQAAAQ
- a CDS encoding molybdopterin-dependent oxidoreductase, giving the protein MTRIAFVEENKVDTAIIGQRVCRLEGRDKATGAAEYPADLKMEGLLYGRALRSAYPHARIVAIDTSKAKDLPGVHAVLTAADISGPNEYGLIIRDQSVLAREKVRYLGDAVAVVAATSPTIAERAIGLIDVHYEELPAVFDPLEAMKPEAPQIHDKGNILHQVHLQRGDVATGFAQADLIVESTYRTPFAEHAYLQPEAGLATIDETGKVTVYVATQWTHEDRRQITHALGLSLEQVRVVQMTVGGAFGGREDISVQILLALLALKTGRPVKMVYSRAESILAHTKRHPFHMRYKTGATKDGRLMAMEIELIADVGAYASTSPIVLTTAVTLATGPYCVENVKVDGYAVYTNNPVTAAMRGFGSNQPAFASEQQMSKLAEKLGMDPVELRHKNLYTDGAIMHTGQVLQGGVGARETLEKAVALAKEQGLWDPPRSQRRALSADIPEHGGSAPPKRRGVGLACGFKNVGYNLGFRDKAGAVIELYSDGAVVKVGTAEVGQGSTTILAQIAATELGLPLERIQRVVGDTDITPDSGSSSASRQTFLSGGAVRQAAVEVRQQLLQRAAGMLEAAVDDLEISAGLVYIRGSPAQSLSFSDVVARVPSPEEGGEPMLKAEVVWEAPPTTPLDPTGVSSTPNFTYGYGAQIVEVEVEVDTGRVNLQRVVAAHDVGKAINPTNVEGQIEGGVVMSQGYALLEEFVLENGVTRTNSLATYLIPTAMDAPREILPVIVEYPDPYGPYGVKGVGEMTMLPTPAAITAAIHDAIGVWIDELPVTPERVLKTLGRL